The Bacteroidota bacterium region GCGAGCCGACGCAGCCAGGGCACACGTAGCTTACAGCCTCGTCCCACTCCATGCACTCTTCGCTTCATGCCTCGCCTCGACGACAACGGCACGACCGTCACCCTCGACCTCCACGGCGCGACCGTGGACGATGCGCTCGGCCTCGTCCTCCGCACGGCCGCCCTCGCGGCACGGCGCGGCCGCGCCACGCTCCGCGTCGTCCACGGGAGCTCTACGTCCGACGCGCTCGCGCGCAACCACACCATCAAGCACGCCCTCCACGACCTCCTCGATGACGGTGACCTCCCCGACGCTCAGGGCGACGTGCGCTTTGAGGGCGAGACGCTAATCAGCCTCCCGCTCGCCAGCTCTTCCTCCCCAAGCCCGATCCGACTCCTGGACGTGCGGTGAGGCGGTAGGACAGTAGACGGTGGGACGGTGGGACGGAAATTAAGGCGTGGGAGGAATGGCTGGAGTGGGAGGAGCATGCGTTGGCGCAAAGCGCGACGGCCTCGGTAACTTGGTCGTCTTTTCTTGACTCTCCCCACTCTCCCCACTCTCCCCACTCTCCCCACTCTCCCCACTCTCCCCACTCTCCCCA contains the following coding sequences:
- a CDS encoding Smr/MutS family protein; translated protein: MPRLDDNGTTVTLDLHGATVDDALGLVLRTAALAARRGRATLRVVHGSSTSDALARNHTIKHALHDLLDDGDLPDAQGDVRFEGETLISLPLASSSSPSPIRLLDVR